In a genomic window of Desulfovibrio legallii:
- the trbB gene encoding P-type conjugative transfer ATPase TrbB → MMATDAGFRETLAYNCGPLFMDALKNPEVIEIMLNPDGMLWIERYGQDQEPIGTMEPVRSRAVLSLVASALDLTVNDHSPIIEGEFPLDGSRFEATFPPIVSAPSFSLRKKASKVMSVEDYVADGVITPAVVPFLEHAVVTRKNIMVVGGTSSGKTTFVNAIIQRIALLCPSHRLLILEDTAELQSQSPNTVFFRTSPLAGVDMRTLAKVAMRYAPRRILIGEVRDSAALELLKLWNTGHPGGVGTFHADSAEEALPRLEELVEEAGLGSKQKLIGRGVDVIVFMEKTPDNRRRLSQIIKVHGFNPKTEQYETSNVYTVSAA, encoded by the coding sequence ATGATGGCCACGGATGCAGGATTTCGGGAAACGCTGGCCTACAACTGCGGCCCGCTGTTCATGGATGCCCTGAAAAATCCTGAAGTGATTGAAATTATGTTGAACCCTGACGGGATGCTGTGGATCGAGCGGTACGGACAGGATCAGGAGCCTATCGGCACAATGGAGCCGGTACGGAGTCGGGCCGTGCTCTCCCTGGTGGCCAGTGCTCTGGATCTGACGGTCAACGATCACTCCCCGATCATCGAAGGGGAATTTCCGTTGGACGGGTCCAGGTTCGAGGCGACCTTTCCGCCCATTGTAAGCGCTCCGTCTTTTTCTCTCCGCAAAAAGGCCAGCAAGGTGATGAGCGTTGAAGACTACGTGGCGGATGGCGTTATCACGCCCGCCGTGGTGCCGTTCCTTGAACACGCTGTAGTGACTCGCAAAAACATCATGGTCGTAGGCGGCACGTCCAGCGGCAAAACAACCTTTGTCAACGCAATCATCCAGAGAATAGCCCTGCTCTGTCCCTCGCATCGGCTGCTTATTCTGGAAGACACGGCGGAACTGCAATCCCAAAGCCCGAACACGGTTTTTTTTCGTACCTCGCCACTGGCCGGGGTGGATATGCGGACTCTGGCCAAGGTTGCCATGCGTTATGCTCCCCGGCGTATTCTTATCGGTGAGGTGCGCGACTCTGCCGCCCTGGAACTGCTCAAACTGTGGAATACCGGACACCCTGGCGGCGTGGGCACGTTTCACGCGGACAGCGCGGAAGAGGCGCTGCCTCGCTTGGAAGAGCTTGTGGAGGAGGCTGGCTTAGGTTCCAAGCAAAAACTTATTGGAAGAGGTGTTGACGTGATCGTCTTTATGGAAAAAACGCCGGATAATCGCCGCCGTCTTTCCCAGATCATCAAAGTGCATGGATTCAATCCTAAAACGGAACAGTACGAAACGAGCAACGTCTATACTGTTTCCGCCGCATGA
- a CDS encoding Com family DNA-binding transcriptional regulator, protein MDTTKSNTDIRCGNCHRLLARGDVQAGVIELVCPRCKTRLILRASRPNLAPQDGLYGDRHARTSEALLEQH, encoded by the coding sequence ATGGATACCACCAAAAGCAACACGGATATACGTTGCGGCAACTGTCATAGGTTGCTGGCACGGGGGGATGTGCAAGCCGGAGTTATAGAGCTTGTTTGCCCTCGTTGCAAAACCCGCCTGATCCTGCGGGCCTCGCGCCCCAACCTCGCGCCGCAAGACGGCCTCTACGGAGATCGTCATGCGCGTACATCTGAAGCCCTCCTCGAACAGCACTAA
- a CDS encoding TrbC/VirB2 family protein, with translation MRVHLKPSSNSTKGRWLLFCLPALCLCLFPEIAAASGGITEFSSPLERVVNTITGPAGKWISITAMAICGIIFIMNKDDISGGFKLLLGVVFGISFIAFASSIVNSVFSFSGAVL, from the coding sequence ATGCGCGTACATCTGAAGCCCTCCTCGAACAGCACTAAAGGCCGTTGGCTCCTTTTTTGCCTTCCGGCCTTGTGCCTTTGTCTCTTCCCTGAAATCGCCGCCGCCTCCGGGGGCATTACGGAATTTTCCAGCCCCTTGGAACGTGTGGTGAACACCATCACCGGCCCGGCTGGCAAGTGGATTTCGATCACCGCTATGGCGATCTGCGGGATCATATTCATCATGAACAAAGACGACATTTCCGGGGGCTTCAAGCTGCTGCTCGGCGTCGTTTTCGGAATTTCCTTTATCGCTTTCGCGTCGTCCATCGTCAATTCGGTGTTTTCCTTTTCCGGGGCGGTGCTGTGA
- the trbD gene encoding conjugal transfer protein TrbD → MRTLPIHQSLHRHAHVLGAERELVMTAGLVALLVGVGGLTVLSGVSAVVFWMVVVFALRRMAKADPIMSRVWLRHIKQQDFYRAKSGRWREGGFTC, encoded by the coding sequence ATGCGGACGCTGCCCATACATCAATCGTTGCATAGACACGCGCACGTACTCGGCGCGGAACGGGAACTGGTCATGACGGCCGGGCTGGTGGCACTGCTGGTCGGCGTGGGGGGCCTGACGGTCCTTTCCGGCGTGTCTGCCGTGGTCTTTTGGATGGTGGTCGTGTTCGCGCTGCGGCGCATGGCAAAGGCTGATCCGATCATGTCGCGGGTCTGGCTGCGGCATATCAAACAACAGGATTTTTACAGGGCCAAGTCCGGGCGCTGGCGGGAAGGGGGTTTCACATGCTGA
- a CDS encoding VirB4 family type IV secretion/conjugal transfer ATPase, whose translation MLKLADFRTKAKGLPDLLPYAALVAPGVVLNKDGSFLGAWEVRGQDTASATPDELAYQSAQFNNAIKLLGTGWMLHMDAIRSPHAAYPPREASRFPDPVTQLIDDERREFFGRGTCYSTNTILSVTYKPDFNATRLAGGTQSGAASAGVLDKGLAHFENILEELEDALSAVLHLERLGEYDAFDPDGNAYRQSDVLSHLQHCLTGDLHPVRVPDTPMYLDAILASEELVGGIVPRLGSRHLAMLSIDGLPQESWPAMLAALDGLPLSYRWSSRFICLDQFDAVAEINSYRKGWRQQVYRFLDQFLNNPNARANRDALLMAEDAEQAMTEVQGGYVGAGYLTSCVVLMHENRETLQDWARELRRTVQTLGFGCRIETINALETWLGSIPGNSFSNLRRPLLSTLNLADLLPLSSVWEGAAHCPCPFYPPDSPPLAVLTTDGATPFFFNLHSGDLGHTLVFGPTGSGKSTLLGLIAAQFRRYAGAQIFAFDKGRSLLPLCLAAGGAHYDVGAGGLSFAPLQYVDSDSEQSWAEEWVASLLELQGLNVLPLHKNAIHEAMSLVRSNPEHLRSLSSFYSFVQGEDIKQALRHYTREGAMGRLLDAKPDTLGMSPFMVFELEDLMNLGDKNLIPVLLYLFHRIENALNGQPSLLILDEAWIMLGHPVFRAKIREWLKVLRKANCAVLLATQSLSDAKRSGIFDVLVESCPTQILLANLSARQEGQRDLYTDMGLNARQIDIIASATPKRDYYVITPHGRRLVQLALGRKALAFVGASDKESLARIRQLSGEHGPEWPSYWLAERHAA comes from the coding sequence ATGCTGAAACTTGCCGACTTCCGCACAAAAGCCAAGGGGCTGCCGGACCTCCTTCCCTATGCCGCGCTAGTCGCGCCGGGTGTGGTCCTGAATAAAGACGGTTCCTTTTTGGGGGCTTGGGAAGTTCGAGGACAGGATACGGCCAGCGCCACACCGGACGAGTTGGCCTATCAGTCCGCGCAATTCAATAACGCGATCAAACTTCTGGGGACGGGGTGGATGCTGCATATGGACGCGATCCGCAGTCCACACGCGGCTTATCCGCCCCGTGAGGCAAGCCGTTTTCCCGATCCTGTCACGCAACTGATCGATGATGAGCGCCGGGAGTTTTTCGGTCGGGGCACCTGCTATAGCACAAACACGATCCTTTCCGTAACGTACAAGCCGGATTTCAACGCCACGCGGTTGGCTGGCGGAACGCAATCCGGCGCGGCCTCTGCCGGAGTGTTGGACAAGGGGCTTGCCCACTTTGAAAATATCCTGGAAGAATTGGAAGATGCCCTGTCCGCCGTGCTCCATCTGGAACGCCTGGGCGAGTATGACGCCTTTGATCCAGACGGAAACGCCTACCGGCAATCAGACGTGCTTTCTCATCTGCAACATTGTTTGACGGGCGATCTGCATCCTGTCCGAGTGCCGGATACGCCCATGTACTTGGACGCCATACTTGCCAGTGAAGAACTTGTGGGCGGAATTGTGCCGCGCTTGGGTTCCCGGCATTTGGCCATGTTGTCCATAGACGGTTTGCCGCAAGAATCATGGCCCGCCATGCTGGCGGCACTGGATGGCCTCCCGCTCTCGTATCGCTGGTCCAGTCGTTTTATTTGTCTGGATCAATTTGATGCTGTGGCGGAAATCAATTCGTACCGGAAGGGATGGCGGCAACAGGTTTACAGGTTTCTCGATCAATTCCTGAATAACCCGAACGCGCGGGCGAACCGGGACGCTCTGCTTATGGCCGAAGATGCGGAACAGGCCATGACGGAAGTACAGGGGGGGTATGTGGGCGCGGGCTATCTTACGTCCTGCGTCGTGCTCATGCACGAAAACCGGGAGACGTTGCAGGATTGGGCGCGGGAACTGCGGCGCACGGTACAAACGCTCGGTTTCGGCTGCCGGATTGAAACGATCAATGCCCTGGAAACCTGGTTGGGCAGTATTCCGGGCAACAGTTTTTCAAATCTGCGGCGGCCTCTCCTGTCCACGTTGAACCTTGCGGACTTGCTGCCGCTGTCCTCAGTATGGGAAGGGGCCGCGCATTGCCCTTGTCCGTTCTATCCGCCCGACTCGCCGCCTCTGGCCGTGTTGACCACGGACGGGGCCACGCCGTTTTTTTTCAACCTCCATTCCGGCGATCTTGGCCATACACTTGTATTTGGGCCTACCGGCTCCGGCAAGTCCACGCTCCTGGGGCTGATCGCGGCGCAATTCCGGCGCTACGCTGGCGCTCAGATTTTCGCCTTTGACAAGGGGCGAAGCCTGCTTCCGCTGTGCCTCGCGGCGGGCGGCGCTCATTATGACGTGGGCGCGGGCGGCCTGTCGTTCGCGCCGTTGCAATATGTTGATTCCGATTCTGAACAGTCCTGGGCGGAAGAGTGGGTGGCCTCTTTGTTGGAGTTGCAAGGCTTGAACGTCTTACCGCTCCATAAAAACGCCATTCATGAAGCCATGTCCCTGGTCCGCTCGAACCCGGAACATCTGCGGTCCCTGTCCAGTTTTTACAGTTTCGTGCAGGGAGAAGACATAAAGCAAGCCCTCCGCCACTACACACGGGAAGGGGCTATGGGGCGTCTTCTGGACGCCAAGCCGGACACCTTGGGCATGTCGCCGTTCATGGTTTTTGAACTGGAAGACCTCATGAACCTGGGGGACAAAAACCTGATCCCCGTCTTGCTCTACCTCTTTCATCGGATTGAAAACGCGCTCAATGGGCAACCTTCGCTCCTGATACTTGATGAGGCTTGGATCATGCTTGGGCATCCGGTTTTCCGCGCCAAAATACGAGAGTGGCTGAAAGTGCTCCGCAAAGCGAATTGCGCCGTACTCCTGGCCACGCAATCCCTTTCCGACGCCAAACGCTCCGGCATTTTTGACGTGCTTGTGGAGTCCTGCCCGACGCAAATCTTGCTTGCGAACCTTTCAGCACGACAGGAAGGGCAACGGGATTTGTATACGGATATGGGCCTCAATGCCCGCCAGATTGACATTATCGCCTCGGCCACGCCGAAACGCGATTACTACGTGATTACGCCGCACGGGCGGCGGCTGGTGCAATTGGCGCTCGGCCGCAAAGCGTTGGCCTTTGTTGGAGCCTCGGACAAGGAAAGCCTTGCCCGCATTCGGCAACTCTCCGGCGAGCACGGCCCGGAATGGCCGTCTTACTGGCTGGCGGAACGCCACGCCGCATAA
- the trbJ gene encoding P-type conjugative transfer protein TrbJ, which yields MKVCCILLVGFCLFSAPAFGMTVYCTNCSNQMTQALERVTNVSQLNKLIDQYAEAAQQTQQQIRMVQQNIEQYQNMLQNTAQLPAHLVNQLNGSLLRLASLTRELKTQRGDVVGLGQVFMNLFPDQSEFADLAGTGPQGVNAANARYREKWDSWSESVDQASQATFQLSGKQLEDLQGNASDMQAYLDQLLATPDGQMRAIQAGNQLASIQIQEARQLRELMATTAQSSLAAQMKAEKEGQMEQELWRDMTKTDKLGGLTSKPDPF from the coding sequence ATGAAAGTATGCTGTATTCTTCTTGTGGGATTTTGCCTTTTCAGTGCTCCGGCATTTGGCATGACGGTATATTGCACAAATTGCAGTAACCAAATGACGCAAGCATTGGAGCGCGTCACCAATGTTTCACAACTCAATAAGCTTATTGATCAATACGCGGAAGCCGCTCAGCAAACGCAACAACAAATCCGCATGGTACAGCAAAATATTGAGCAGTATCAAAACATGCTGCAAAACACGGCGCAACTGCCCGCGCATCTCGTCAATCAACTGAATGGCTCACTTTTACGGCTGGCCAGTCTTACCCGCGAACTCAAAACGCAACGCGGGGACGTGGTGGGCCTGGGGCAAGTCTTTATGAATCTGTTTCCCGATCAGAGCGAGTTTGCGGACTTGGCCGGGACCGGGCCGCAAGGGGTGAACGCGGCGAATGCCCGTTACCGGGAAAAATGGGATTCATGGTCTGAATCCGTTGATCAGGCGTCACAGGCCACATTCCAGCTTTCGGGCAAACAGCTTGAGGACTTGCAAGGAAACGCCTCGGATATGCAGGCGTACCTTGATCAACTGCTAGCCACGCCTGACGGGCAAATGCGGGCGATTCAGGCGGGCAATCAACTGGCCTCAATCCAAATTCAGGAAGCCCGCCAGCTTCGGGAACTCATGGCCACTACGGCGCAATCTTCCCTTGCCGCGCAAATGAAAGCCGAAAAAGAAGGCCAAATGGAACAAGAATTGTGGCGGGATATGACCAAAACGGACAAGTTGGGTGGCCTGACTTCCAAGCCGGACCCGTTTTAG
- the trbL gene encoding P-type conjugative transfer protein TrbL, producing MNKPRFALFALVCLLAVLCLPGGALAAADTDFVSKLVSSFYDKTSAWEPILKKYALLVFRWLLILEVCFLGIKAALNREQVGDIFKHFVMLLLMAGFFLAVINNYKEWSWNLIDGLKQIGFELSSPQYSSDSPFIAGMKIVNLILSKLSAWSPGNSVALLLAALVVMVCFALISAQVVFIKCEAMIAMMAALILVSFGGSSFLKDYAVNALRYVLAVAFKLFVMQLVLGVGLAFIQDFDTSTAELQDIFIVIGASIVLLALVKSIPDTCAGIINGSHVSGGAAITAATAAVGGAVAGAVGGSIAAGRSAAVTTQNVKDASNIAGMEGKSGMGKGVSVARSMWGARQDAKTAGEKALATRSRSEMKERLERARMATESDNS from the coding sequence ATGAACAAGCCGCGTTTCGCTCTCTTCGCCCTGGTCTGCCTGCTGGCCGTCCTGTGTCTGCCGGGCGGCGCTCTGGCCGCTGCGGATACGGATTTTGTGTCAAAGTTGGTGTCGTCCTTTTATGACAAAACTTCGGCTTGGGAACCGATTCTGAAAAAATACGCTCTGCTTGTGTTCCGTTGGCTGCTGATTCTTGAGGTATGCTTCCTGGGAATCAAAGCGGCGCTGAATCGGGAACAAGTGGGGGATATATTCAAGCATTTCGTTATGCTTCTGCTCATGGCGGGCTTTTTTCTGGCCGTAATCAACAATTATAAGGAATGGTCGTGGAATCTGATAGACGGTCTGAAACAGATAGGCTTTGAACTGAGTTCCCCGCAATACTCTTCCGATTCGCCCTTTATCGCGGGAATGAAGATCGTCAACCTCATTCTCTCCAAGCTCTCGGCATGGTCGCCGGGCAACTCCGTGGCCCTCTTGCTTGCCGCCCTGGTGGTCATGGTCTGTTTCGCCCTGATTTCGGCGCAAGTAGTGTTCATTAAATGCGAAGCCATGATCGCCATGATGGCGGCGTTGATTCTGGTGAGCTTTGGCGGCTCGTCCTTTCTGAAGGATTACGCCGTCAACGCCTTGCGCTATGTGCTGGCGGTGGCCTTCAAGCTGTTCGTTATGCAACTGGTGTTAGGGGTGGGTCTTGCTTTTATACAGGACTTCGACACGTCCACGGCGGAACTGCAAGATATTTTCATTGTGATCGGCGCGTCTATTGTGCTCCTGGCTCTGGTCAAATCCATCCCTGACACCTGCGCGGGAATTATCAACGGCTCCCATGTGTCCGGGGGCGCGGCCATAACCGCCGCCACCGCCGCCGTGGGCGGGGCTGTGGCCGGGGCTGTGGGCGGCTCCATCGCGGCGGGACGTTCCGCCGCTGTCACGACGCAGAATGTCAAAGACGCCTCGAATATAGCAGGGATGGAAGGCAAGTCCGGCATGGGCAAAGGCGTTTCCGTGGCCCGCTCCATGTGGGGCGCTCGGCAGGATGCCAAAACGGCCGGGGAAAAAGCCCTGGCCACTCGTTCCCGCTCGGAAATGAAAGAACGTCTTGAGCGGGCGCGGATGGCAACAGAAAGCGACAATTCATAG
- a CDS encoding type IV secretion system protein codes for MPFFSKKKAPSIETAGKGHNPYLNARQEWLERYGGYISRAAQWRTVAFFCLIITGISITGNVIQANQVKTIPYIIEVDKLGKSAVVARADVASVTPQRLIQSEIAACVADWRTVTADVELQKKMISRLSYFMAGSAKGVLKEWYETNNPYEIAKSGKLVHVEIKSLPLPVSADSYRVEWTETVRSHAGALLEQHTYEATATIQINPPQTDAVLLRNPGGIYITALSAGKVVGAPSRSSSGAVSGAPAQTE; via the coding sequence ATGCCTTTTTTCTCCAAAAAGAAAGCCCCAAGCATAGAAACGGCGGGCAAGGGGCACAATCCCTATCTGAACGCCCGGCAGGAATGGCTTGAACGATACGGCGGCTATATCAGCCGGGCCGCACAATGGCGCACAGTGGCTTTTTTCTGTCTGATCATCACGGGAATTTCCATCACTGGCAACGTGATTCAGGCAAACCAAGTCAAAACGATCCCCTACATCATCGAAGTGGACAAGCTCGGCAAGTCTGCCGTGGTCGCCCGCGCCGATGTGGCCAGCGTCACGCCGCAACGGCTTATTCAGTCGGAAATCGCGGCTTGTGTTGCCGATTGGCGCACGGTGACGGCGGATGTGGAACTACAGAAAAAGATGATTTCCCGCTTGTCCTACTTCATGGCCGGTTCGGCAAAGGGCGTTTTGAAGGAATGGTACGAAACGAATAACCCCTATGAAATCGCCAAGTCGGGTAAACTGGTCCATGTGGAGATCAAAAGCTTACCCCTGCCGGTCAGTGCCGATTCCTACCGGGTCGAATGGACGGAAACCGTCCGCAGTCATGCGGGGGCGCTGTTGGAACAGCACACCTATGAAGCCACGGCCACGATCCAGATCAACCCACCCCAAACGGATGCGGTCTTACTGCGTAATCCGGGCGGGATTTACATCACGGCTTTGTCGGCGGGTAAGGTTGTGGGCGCTCCGTCGCGTTCCTCTTCTGGTGCCGTTTCCGGCGCTCCGGCTCAAACCGAATAA
- the trbG gene encoding P-type conjugative transfer protein TrbG, translating into MKKIMLLLFACFYACPVWAASPPSVVPAGYPPALESGSPVVSEVDYISPSTVPLTDKEKHALHLSADWSRRNVAPVLGSGGKVVFVHGASLPTILAVPMQVCDVELESGETVNEIVVGDSARWMVDSGTAGSGPAATVHLFIKPVDAGLESSAVVTTDRRVYHLRLVSQRSGHTPYVGFVYSDDLRRTAAARKAAETRRATWESTTVDGERRDLSDLNFAYGVKGKAPWTPERVYDDGRQMFIRLPKSAASGEMPVLLVRKGNKDVLVNYRVKDSAIVVDGIFDKLALIVGVGGDQQKIEIVREGGRK; encoded by the coding sequence ATGAAAAAAATAATGCTCTTGTTGTTCGCGTGTTTTTACGCTTGCCCGGTCTGGGCGGCGTCTCCTCCCTCAGTGGTTCCGGCTGGCTATCCTCCGGCTCTGGAATCCGGTTCGCCGGTAGTCTCGGAAGTAGACTATATCAGCCCGTCCACCGTGCCGCTCACGGATAAGGAAAAACACGCTTTGCATCTCTCGGCGGACTGGTCCCGGCGTAACGTCGCGCCGGTCCTGGGAAGCGGCGGCAAGGTGGTTTTTGTGCATGGGGCCAGTCTTCCCACGATCTTGGCCGTACCAATGCAAGTTTGCGACGTTGAACTTGAATCAGGCGAAACGGTCAATGAAATTGTAGTAGGGGATTCGGCCCGGTGGATGGTGGATTCCGGCACGGCGGGTTCCGGTCCCGCCGCTACCGTGCATCTGTTCATCAAGCCGGTGGACGCCGGGCTTGAAAGTTCAGCCGTAGTTACCACGGATCGCCGGGTCTATCACCTGCGGCTTGTTTCTCAACGCTCCGGCCATACACCCTATGTCGGTTTTGTGTACTCGGATGATCTGCGGCGCACGGCTGCCGCCCGCAAAGCCGCCGAAACAAGGCGGGCAACCTGGGAAAGTACAACGGTAGACGGGGAACGCCGGGATTTGTCCGATTTGAATTTTGCCTATGGAGTCAAAGGGAAAGCGCCTTGGACGCCGGAACGGGTCTATGACGATGGGCGGCAAATGTTCATCCGTCTGCCGAAATCCGCCGCGTCCGGGGAAATGCCCGTGCTCCTGGTCCGTAAAGGCAATAAAGATGTACTGGTCAATTACCGGGTCAAAGACTCGGCCATTGTCGTTGACGGCATTTTTGACAAGCTGGCGCTGATCGTCGGCGTGGGGGGCGATCAACAAAAAATCGAAATCGTCAGAGAAGGGGGCCGGAAATGA
- a CDS encoding TrbI/VirB10 family protein, with translation MSTDSPNSFEPLPPDGVVKMRRWPLYAVICAGLLLVGVLVYSVNFAHNPEEEAAQTQKVDIKEQENPLIAGEGNGLALPPAGSQGLATPQAVVSGKPEPLIVVRDDGQKPADQQERDNIRRMRSQAYLSALSSPLAVKKASVTAGGAPAQSSSPEPVGREQGNGIDASALRDNGYDPAANKDKEAFFDRSSARDSAWILPHSRTPGQPLEIKTGAVIPGVMLTGINSDLPGTIIAQVSQNVFDTGTGQQLLIPRGAKLYGVYDSRVVYGQERVLVAWNRLIFPDGSAVTLGAMPGADMSGYAGYTDGINNHYLRIFGSAAIMSLVTGGMAYTMDSMGGDNGGNNNNPTLQDEMGSALAAQMGQASLQLLQKNLNITPTLEIRPGYQFNLVVTKDLVFQHPYNLK, from the coding sequence ATGTCCACCGATTCTCCGAACAGTTTTGAACCGTTGCCGCCCGATGGTGTGGTCAAAATGCGGCGCTGGCCTCTGTATGCCGTTATCTGCGCCGGGTTGCTGCTGGTTGGTGTGCTCGTCTACAGTGTGAATTTCGCGCATAACCCGGAAGAGGAGGCCGCGCAAACCCAAAAAGTAGATATTAAGGAACAGGAAAACCCGTTGATTGCGGGAGAAGGCAACGGGCTGGCGTTGCCTCCTGCCGGTTCTCAGGGGCTTGCCACTCCTCAAGCGGTCGTTTCAGGCAAGCCGGAACCGTTGATAGTGGTCCGGGATGACGGCCAGAAACCCGCCGATCAGCAGGAAAGAGACAACATACGCCGGATGCGGTCGCAAGCCTACCTTTCGGCGCTGTCCTCGCCTCTGGCCGTCAAAAAAGCGAGTGTGACGGCGGGCGGCGCTCCGGCGCAATCGTCCAGCCCGGAACCCGTAGGCCGGGAACAGGGTAACGGCATTGACGCCTCGGCGCTGCGGGATAACGGCTACGATCCCGCCGCCAACAAAGACAAGGAGGCTTTTTTTGATCGCTCTTCGGCGCGGGATTCGGCTTGGATTCTGCCGCACTCTCGGACGCCGGGGCAACCTCTTGAAATCAAAACCGGGGCGGTGATCCCCGGCGTCATGCTCACGGGGATCAATTCCGATCTGCCGGGAACCATTATCGCGCAAGTCAGTCAAAATGTGTTCGACACAGGCACGGGGCAACAATTGTTGATTCCTCGCGGCGCAAAGCTCTACGGCGTCTATGATTCCCGCGTCGTTTACGGGCAAGAGCGCGTACTTGTGGCCTGGAATCGGTTGATCTTTCCTGACGGGTCCGCCGTCACCCTGGGGGCCATGCCCGGCGCGGATATGTCCGGTTATGCGGGGTATACGGACGGAATCAACAATCATTATCTTCGTATTTTTGGTTCCGCTGCGATTATGTCCCTGGTCACGGGCGGCATGGCCTACACGATGGATTCAATGGGCGGCGATAATGGCGGGAACAATAACAATCCGACGCTACAGGATGAAATGGGGTCCGCCCTGGCCGCGCAAATGGGGCAAGCCTCGCTCCAATTGTTGCAGAAAAATTTGAATATCACGCCTACGCTGGAAATACGGCCGGGCTATCAGTTCAATCTCGTCGTGACAAAAGACCTCGTTTTTCAGCATCCTTATAATCTAAAGTAA